From one Gossypium hirsutum isolate 1008001.06 chromosome D08, Gossypium_hirsutum_v2.1, whole genome shotgun sequence genomic stretch:
- the LOC107951845 gene encoding hevamine-A, which yields MFTKTKPISNLLVSFLVLAALIEVSHAGGIAIYWGQSGSETTLNQTCNTGRYKYVNIAFLNKFGSRRTPGLNLAGHCNPANGGCRVASSEIKHCQSKGIKVMLSIGGGIGQYSLASKADAKRVAAYLYNNFLGGRSASRPLGSAVLNGIDFDIELGSTKYWADLARYLAAYSKPGKKVYLSAAPQCPIPDKFLGSALSTGLFDYVWVQFYNNPPCQYSPGNTSKILASWKRWVRMKSIKKLFLGLPAARAAAGSGYIPPDVITSKIIPDIRKSSKYGGVMLWNRYYDRVNGYSAAIKSKV from the coding sequence ATGttcacaaaaacaaaacccatATCTAATCTTCTTGTCTCCTTCCTGGTCCTGGCAGCCCTGATTGAGGTCTCCCATGCTGGTGGGATCGCAATCTATTGGGGTCAGAGCGGCTCCGAGACAACCTTAAACCAAACTTGTAACACTGGCCGCTACAAATACGTTAACATAGCCTTCCTCAATAAGTTTGGCAGCCGACGAACCCCCGGGCTCAACCTCGCAGGCCATTGCAACCCAGCAAATGGTGGTTGTAGGGTTGCAAGTTCAGAAATCAAACACTGCCAAAGCAAAGGCATCAAGGTAATGCTCTCCATTGGTGGTGGCATTGGCCAGTACTCTCTGGCTTCTAAAGCAGATGCCAAGAGGGTAGCCGCTTATCTATACAACAACTTCTTGGGTGGAAGATCAGCTTCCCGGCCATTAGGAAGTGCCGTGTTGAATGGTATAGACTTCGACATAGAGCTCGGCTCCACTAAATACTGGGCTGATCTTGCACGCTACTTGGCTGCATATAGCAAGCCTGGGAAAAAGGTTTACCTATCGGCTGCTCCTCAGTGTCCCATCCCAGATAAATTCTTAGGGTCTGCACTTAGTACTGGACTCTTCGATTATGTTTGGGTTCAGTTTTATAACAATCCCCCATGCCAATACAGTCCGGGTAACACAAGCAAGATTCTAGCTTCATGGAAACGGTGGGTTAGGATGAAGTCGATAAAGAAGTTGTTTTTAGGGTTGCCCGCAGCCAGGGCGGCAGCTGGAAGTGGGTATATTCCACCTGATGTCATAACCTCTAAAATAATTCCAGATATCAGGAAATCATCAAAGTATGGAGGTGTTATGCTTTGGAACAGATACTATGATAGGGTCAATGGCTACAGTGCTGCCATTAAAAGCAAGGTATAA
- the LOC107912649 gene encoding uncharacterized protein, translating into MVTFRELMMWRTTFRHAKRDRRICDAYVMCKEKTEDEVISTFLQLISLQASPGLHVIHIAAEMAPVAKGVQTPGGNRLLTKCDSNLISVCCSTNHDVVFCNGGEYFT; encoded by the exons ATGGTTACTTTCCGG GAATTGATGATGTGGAGGACTACGTTTCG aCATGCCAAGAGGGATCGACGCATTTGTGATGCATATGTGATGTGCAAAGAAAAGACAGAGGATGAAGTTATATCTACATTTCTCCAGCTGATATCATTACAAGCTAG TCCAGGGTTGCATGTCATTCATATTGCTGCTGAGATGGCACCAGTTGCTAAG GGAGTTCAGACACCGGGTGGTAATAGGTTACTTACCAAGTGTGATTCTAATCTTATTTCTGTATGCTGTTCCACCAACCATGATGTTGTTTTCTGCAATGGAGGGGAATATTTCACGTAG